One stretch of Xanthomonas sp. DAR 35659 DNA includes these proteins:
- a CDS encoding PDR/VanB family oxidoreductase produces MRKDTQWYPVRVAAVADACDGVRELLLDPGAHARPFAVGSHLDFRLRLHGREDIRSYSLVGEPRADGHYLIAVRAMPDSRGGSRHMWTLAPGDVLEASAPSNNFALDERAAEILLVAGGIGITPILGMAQRLAQRHPAFRLLYVGRSRRAMAYLPQLQDTLGARLQVHCDDEAGAPDLEAEIAALSPAAEIYVCGPLGMLDAVRRHWHAAGRSRARLHFETFGNSGSAPAQPFVVRLPALGLEVPVAENESMLDALQAAGVEMMADCRRGECGLCQVNVLDADADLDHRDVFFSDEQRRENHKLCACVSRALGGTVSIDTGYRTDAL; encoded by the coding sequence ATGCGCAAGGACACCCAGTGGTACCCCGTCCGCGTGGCCGCCGTCGCCGATGCCTGCGATGGCGTGCGCGAACTCCTGCTCGACCCCGGCGCGCACGCGCGCCCGTTCGCGGTCGGCAGCCACCTCGACTTCCGCCTGCGCCTGCACGGACGCGAGGACATCCGCTCCTACTCGCTGGTCGGCGAACCGCGCGCGGACGGCCATTACCTGATCGCGGTACGGGCGATGCCCGACAGCCGCGGCGGCTCGCGCCACATGTGGACGCTGGCGCCGGGCGATGTGCTGGAGGCATCCGCGCCCAGTAACAACTTCGCGCTGGACGAGCGCGCCGCGGAGATCCTGCTGGTAGCCGGCGGCATCGGCATCACCCCGATCCTGGGCATGGCGCAACGGCTGGCGCAGCGTCACCCGGCGTTCCGCCTGCTGTACGTGGGCCGCTCGCGCCGCGCGATGGCCTACCTGCCGCAATTGCAGGACACCTTGGGCGCACGCCTACAGGTGCACTGCGACGACGAAGCCGGCGCACCCGACCTGGAAGCGGAAATCGCCGCACTCTCCCCGGCGGCGGAGATCTACGTCTGTGGCCCGCTGGGCATGCTCGACGCGGTGCGCCGCCACTGGCATGCCGCCGGGCGATCGCGCGCGCGACTGCACTTCGAGACCTTCGGCAACAGCGGCAGCGCCCCGGCGCAGCCGTTCGTGGTGCGCCTGCCGGCGTTGGGGTTGGAGGTGCCAGTGGCGGAGAACGAATCGATGCTCGACGCTCTGCAGGCGGCGGGCGTGGAGATGATGGCCGACTGCCGCCGCGGCGAATGCGGCCTGTGCCAGGTGAACGTGCTGGACGCCGATGCCGACCTGGACCACCGCGATGTGTTCTTCAGCGACGAACAGCGCCGAGAGAACCACAAACTCTGTGCTTGCGTCTCGCGCGCCCTGGGCGGCACCGTGAGTATCGATACCGGTTATCGCACTGACGCGCTCTGA
- a CDS encoding GntR family transcriptional regulator: MNATPPFRSSAAQTTRALLELRDLILGGALAPGERLSELAVVERLGVSRTPVRAALQRLCEEGLTTALPGGGYAVKAFSERDVHDAIELRGTLEGLAARLAAERGASAADLQHAHALLARLDTVLASELGEDDFADYVQCNERLHAVLIAMAGSDLLAREFARTVQLPFASPNGFVMAQAALPQARLILTLAQDQHRQVVDAIERRQGARAEALMREHAHLAQRNFRYALDDQRAIDRVHGGTLIQREGPARTGSA, translated from the coding sequence ATGAACGCCACGCCCCCTTTCCGCTCCAGCGCCGCGCAGACCACCCGCGCGCTGCTCGAACTGCGCGACCTGATTCTCGGCGGCGCGCTGGCGCCGGGCGAGCGCCTGTCCGAACTGGCCGTGGTCGAGCGCCTGGGCGTCTCGCGCACGCCGGTCCGTGCCGCGCTGCAACGCCTGTGCGAGGAAGGCCTGACCACCGCCCTGCCCGGCGGCGGTTACGCGGTGAAGGCCTTCAGCGAACGCGACGTGCACGACGCCATCGAACTGCGCGGCACCCTGGAAGGCCTGGCCGCGCGGCTGGCCGCCGAACGCGGCGCCAGCGCCGCCGACCTGCAACACGCGCACGCGCTGCTGGCGCGACTGGACACGGTACTCGCCTCGGAGCTGGGCGAGGACGACTTCGCCGACTACGTGCAGTGCAACGAACGGCTGCATGCGGTGTTGATCGCGATGGCCGGCAGCGACCTGCTCGCGCGCGAGTTCGCGCGCACGGTGCAACTGCCGTTCGCCTCGCCCAACGGCTTCGTGATGGCGCAGGCCGCGCTGCCGCAAGCGCGATTGATCCTGACCCTGGCGCAGGACCAGCACCGGCAGGTGGTGGACGCCATCGAACGCCGCCAGGGCGCGCGCGCCGAGGCGCTGATGCGCGAACACGCGCACCTGGCGCAGCGCAATTTCCGCTACGCCCTGGACGACCAGCGCGCGATCGACCGCGTCCACGGCGGCACGCTGATCCAGCGCGAAGGACCGGCACGTACCGGCAGCGCCTGA
- a CDS encoding Rieske 2Fe-2S domain-containing protein: protein MFASAPRFPLNAWYAVAWDHEVRHALLPRKACNLALVLYRTSAGALVALEDACWHRLVPLSMGRLRGDDVVCGYHGLVYDAQGRCVHMPSQDTINPSACVRSFPVAEKHRYVWIWPGDAALADPTLIPDLHWNSDPAWAGDGRTIPVKCDYRLVLDNLMDLTHETFVHGSSIGQDAVAEAPFEVVHGERTVTVSRWMRDIDPPPFWAMQIEHALGYRGKVDRWQIIRFEAPCTIAIDVGVAVAGSGAPEGDRSRGVNGYVLNTITPETETTCHYFWAFARNHSLHEQSMTTRLREAVSGVFGEDEAILEAQQRAIDAHPDHAFYNLNVDAGGMWARRLIERMIAREQRSRDLDLRMVG from the coding sequence ATGTTCGCCTCCGCCCCGCGCTTCCCGCTCAATGCCTGGTACGCCGTCGCCTGGGACCACGAGGTTCGCCACGCGCTGCTGCCACGCAAGGCCTGCAATCTCGCCCTGGTCCTGTATCGCACCAGCGCCGGCGCCCTGGTGGCGCTGGAGGACGCCTGCTGGCATCGGCTGGTGCCGCTGTCGATGGGCAGGCTGCGCGGCGACGACGTGGTCTGCGGCTACCACGGCCTGGTCTACGACGCGCAAGGCCGCTGCGTGCACATGCCGTCGCAGGACACGATCAACCCATCGGCCTGCGTGCGCAGTTTCCCGGTCGCCGAAAAGCATCGCTACGTGTGGATCTGGCCCGGCGATGCGGCATTGGCCGACCCGACGCTGATCCCGGACCTGCACTGGAACAGCGACCCGGCCTGGGCCGGCGACGGCCGCACCATCCCGGTCAAGTGCGATTACCGGCTGGTGCTGGACAACCTGATGGACCTGACCCACGAGACCTTCGTGCACGGTTCCAGCATCGGCCAGGACGCGGTGGCCGAGGCGCCGTTCGAGGTGGTGCATGGCGAACGCACCGTCACCGTCTCGCGCTGGATGCGCGACATCGACCCGCCGCCGTTCTGGGCGATGCAGATCGAGCACGCGCTGGGCTATCGCGGCAAGGTCGACCGCTGGCAGATCATCCGCTTCGAGGCGCCGTGCACCATCGCCATCGACGTCGGCGTGGCGGTCGCCGGCAGCGGTGCGCCGGAAGGCGACCGCAGCCGGGGCGTGAACGGCTACGTGCTCAATACCATCACCCCCGAGACCGAGACGACCTGCCACTACTTCTGGGCATTCGCACGCAACCATTCCTTGCACGAGCAATCGATGACCACGCGGCTGCGCGAGGCGGTGAGCGGCGTGTTCGGCGAGGACGAGGCGATCCTGGAAGCGCAGCAACGCGCCATCGACGCGCATCCGGACCACGCGTTCTACAACCTCAACGTCGATGCCGGCGGGATGTGGGCGCGGCGACTGATCGAGCGCATGATCGCGCGCGAACAGCGCAGCCGCGACCTGGACCTGCGCATGGTCGGCTGA
- a CDS encoding 3-oxoacid CoA-transferase subunit A — protein sequence MIDKTVASYAAAVADIHDGATVMIGGFGSAGMPDELIDALIAQGARALTIVNNNAGNGETGLAALIKHKRVRKIVCSFPRQSDSQHFDAAYRAGEIELELVPQGNLAARIHAAGNGLGAIFTPTGYGTQLAQGKETREIDGRHYVLEYPIHADVALIKAHRGDRWGNLVYRKTARNFGPLMAMAATRTIAQVDEVVELGALDPEAVVTPGIFVQRVVAAGHGEARA from the coding sequence ATGATCGACAAGACCGTCGCCTCGTACGCGGCTGCCGTGGCCGACATCCACGACGGCGCCACGGTGATGATCGGTGGCTTCGGCAGCGCCGGCATGCCGGACGAATTGATCGATGCGCTGATCGCGCAGGGCGCGCGCGCATTGACCATCGTCAACAACAACGCCGGCAACGGCGAGACCGGGCTGGCCGCGCTGATCAAGCACAAGCGCGTGCGCAAGATCGTCTGCTCGTTCCCGCGGCAGAGCGACTCGCAGCACTTCGACGCCGCCTACCGCGCCGGCGAGATCGAACTGGAGCTGGTGCCGCAGGGCAACCTGGCCGCGCGCATCCACGCCGCCGGCAACGGCCTGGGCGCGATCTTCACCCCCACCGGCTACGGCACGCAGCTGGCGCAGGGCAAGGAAACGCGCGAGATCGACGGCAGGCACTACGTGCTCGAGTATCCGATCCATGCCGATGTCGCGCTGATCAAGGCGCATCGCGGCGATCGTTGGGGCAACCTGGTGTACCGCAAGACCGCGCGCAATTTCGGCCCGCTGATGGCGATGGCGGCCACGCGCACCATCGCCCAGGTCGACGAGGTGGTCGAACTCGGCGCGCTCGATCCCGAAGCGGTCGTCACTCCCGGCATCTTCGTCCAGCGCGTGGTCGCGGCCGGCCACGGGGAGGCGCGCGCATGA
- a CDS encoding 3-oxoacid CoA-transferase subunit B: protein MSGHQRMTREQMAARVARDIPEGAYVNLGIGLPTQVANYLPGDKEIFLHSENGVLGMGPAPAPGAEDPDLINAGKQPVTLLPGGCYFHHADSFAMMRSGRLDVCVLGAFQVSVQGDLANWSTGEPDAIPAVGGAMDLAIGARDVFVMMDLLTKRGDSKLVAECTYPLTGLRCVSRVYTDLGVFAVGKDGASVIELVDGVSLDELQRLTGLPLA, encoded by the coding sequence ATGAGCGGCCACCAGCGCATGACCCGCGAGCAGATGGCCGCGCGCGTCGCGCGTGACATTCCCGAAGGCGCCTACGTCAACCTGGGCATCGGCCTGCCCACGCAGGTCGCCAACTACCTGCCCGGGGACAAGGAGATCTTCCTGCATTCGGAGAACGGCGTGCTCGGCATGGGGCCGGCGCCGGCGCCCGGCGCGGAGGATCCGGACCTGATCAACGCCGGCAAGCAGCCGGTGACGCTGCTGCCCGGCGGCTGCTACTTCCACCATGCCGACTCGTTCGCGATGATGCGCAGCGGCCGCCTGGACGTGTGCGTGCTCGGCGCGTTTCAGGTCTCGGTGCAGGGCGACCTGGCCAACTGGAGCACCGGCGAACCCGACGCGATCCCGGCAGTCGGCGGCGCGATGGACCTGGCGATCGGCGCCAGGGACGTGTTCGTGATGATGGACCTGCTGACCAAGCGCGGCGACAGCAAGCTGGTCGCAGAGTGCACGTATCCGCTGACAGGCCTGCGCTGCGTGTCGCGCGTGTACACCGACCTGGGCGTGTTCGCGGTCGGCAAGGATGGCGCCTCGGTCATCGAACTCGTCGACGGCGTGTCGCTGGACGAACTGCAACGCCTGACCGGCCTGCCGCTGGCCTGA
- the pcaF gene encoding 3-oxoadipyl-CoA thiolase: MSDVYIIDGIRTPIGRYGGALAGVRADDLGALPIKALLARHPQMDPALIDDVYLGCANQAGEDNRNVARMSLLLAGLPATVPGSTVNRLCGSGLDAVGTVARGIRAGELGLAIAGGVESMSRAPYVMGKAAAPFAREQRIEDTTMGWRFVNPEMERRYGVEPMGETAENVAARYGVSREDQDAFALRSQQRAAAAQRRGFFDGEIAPVTVAGRKRGETAEVARDEHPRADTTAEALATLKPIFRQPGTVTAGNASGINDGAAALLLASAAQAQALGLTPRARVLGFAAAGVEPAYMGIGPVPATRALLARLGLGIHDFDAIELNEAFAAQGLACLRELGLADDAAHVNANGGAIALGHPLGMSGARLALTLLRQLEAGGGRRGLATMCIGVGQGVALAIERV; this comes from the coding sequence ATGAGCGACGTGTACATCATCGACGGCATCCGCACCCCGATCGGCCGCTACGGCGGCGCGCTCGCCGGCGTGCGCGCCGACGATCTCGGCGCGCTGCCGATCAAGGCGCTGCTGGCGCGGCATCCGCAAATGGATCCGGCCTTGATCGACGATGTCTATCTCGGCTGCGCCAACCAGGCCGGCGAGGACAACCGCAACGTGGCGCGGATGAGCCTGCTGCTGGCCGGCCTGCCGGCGACGGTGCCAGGCAGCACCGTCAACCGCCTGTGCGGCTCGGGATTGGACGCGGTCGGCACCGTCGCGCGCGGCATCCGCGCGGGCGAGCTGGGGCTGGCGATCGCCGGCGGCGTGGAGTCGATGTCGCGCGCGCCCTACGTGATGGGCAAGGCCGCCGCGCCGTTCGCGCGCGAGCAGCGCATCGAGGACACCACCATGGGCTGGCGTTTCGTCAATCCCGAGATGGAACGCCGCTACGGCGTGGAGCCGATGGGCGAGACCGCCGAGAACGTCGCCGCGCGCTACGGCGTATCGCGCGAGGACCAGGATGCGTTCGCGCTGCGCAGCCAGCAACGCGCCGCCGCGGCGCAGCGGCGCGGCTTCTTCGACGGCGAGATCGCGCCGGTGACGGTGGCCGGCCGCAAGCGCGGGGAGACGGCCGAGGTCGCCCGCGACGAGCATCCGCGCGCGGACACCACGGCCGAAGCGCTGGCCACGCTCAAGCCGATCTTCCGCCAGCCCGGCACGGTCACCGCCGGCAACGCCTCGGGCATCAACGATGGCGCCGCGGCGCTGCTGCTGGCCTCGGCCGCGCAGGCGCAGGCCCTGGGCCTGACCCCGCGTGCGCGCGTGCTTGGCTTCGCCGCCGCCGGCGTGGAGCCGGCCTACATGGGCATCGGCCCGGTGCCGGCCACGCGTGCCTTGCTGGCGCGGCTTGGCCTGGGCATCCACGATTTCGATGCGATCGAACTCAACGAGGCCTTCGCCGCGCAGGGGCTGGCCTGCCTGCGCGAGCTGGGCCTGGCCGACGATGCCGCGCACGTCAACGCCAATGGCGGGGCGATCGCGCTCGGCCATCCGCTGGGCATGAGCGGCGCGCGCCTGGCGCTGACCCTGCTGCGCCAGCTCGAGGCCGGCGGCGGTCGTCGCGGCCTGGCGACGATGTGCATCGGCGTCGGCCAGGGCGTGGCGCTGGCGATCGAGCGGGTCTGA
- the pcaH gene encoding protocatechuate 3,4-dioxygenase subunit beta, translating to MNESTPPPLLGYRKPYPGTQPPYLHPVYASTVRRGPSRDPIAIPATLSEVTGPTLDRITLGAHAADLTAGFPGEPLGERIVVSGRVLDENGQPVRDSVVEVWQCNAAGRYLHAGDQHDAPLDPNFTGTGQVLTDAHGRYRFKTIKPGAYPWRNHYNAWRPAHIHFSLHGDGIGQRLVTQMYFPGDPLLAHDPIFNCVDDDKAKARMVSAFDWENAISEYALAYRFDIVLRGRKQTVWE from the coding sequence ATGAACGAGTCCACCCCCCCGCCCTTGCTCGGCTATCGCAAGCCCTATCCGGGCACGCAGCCGCCGTACCTGCATCCGGTCTACGCCTCGACCGTGCGCCGCGGCCCCAGCCGCGATCCGATCGCGATCCCGGCGACGCTGTCGGAAGTCACCGGTCCGACCCTGGACCGCATCACCCTGGGCGCGCATGCCGCCGACCTCACCGCCGGCTTCCCCGGCGAGCCGCTGGGCGAGCGCATCGTCGTCTCCGGCCGCGTGCTCGACGAGAACGGCCAGCCGGTGCGCGACAGCGTGGTCGAGGTGTGGCAATGCAATGCCGCCGGCCGCTACCTGCACGCCGGCGACCAGCACGACGCGCCGCTGGACCCCAACTTCACCGGCACCGGCCAGGTGTTGACCGACGCGCACGGCCGCTACCGCTTCAAGACCATCAAGCCCGGTGCCTACCCGTGGCGCAACCACTACAACGCCTGGCGCCCGGCGCACATCCATTTCTCGCTGCATGGCGACGGCATCGGCCAGCGCCTGGTCACGCAGATGTACTTTCCGGGCGATCCGTTGCTGGCCCACGACCCGATCTTCAACTGCGTGGACGACGACAAGGCCAAGGCGCGGATGGTGTCGGCGTTCGACTGGGAGAACGCGATCAGCGAATACGCGCTGGCCTACCGCTTCGACATCGTGTTGCGTGGCCGCAAGCAGACCGTCTGGGAGTGA
- the pcaG gene encoding protocatechuate 3,4-dioxygenase subunit alpha, with amino-acid sequence MSLQATPSQTVGPYYRLGLEPLYRTEVAPAAARGTHVQVSGSVFDGAGVPVADAVLEIWQADAAGIYAHREDPRHDAHDPAFHGWGRVPTDAQGRFAFGTVVPGRVPGPLATPQAPHLVVLVFMRGLLRAACTRLYFADAVGNDADPILALVPPERRGTLLARPAAPGRYAWDVHMQGEQETVFFSY; translated from the coding sequence ATGAGTCTTCAGGCAACCCCTTCGCAAACCGTCGGCCCGTACTACCGCCTGGGCCTGGAACCGCTGTACCGGACCGAGGTCGCGCCAGCCGCGGCGCGCGGCACGCACGTGCAGGTGAGCGGCAGCGTGTTCGATGGCGCCGGCGTGCCGGTCGCCGACGCCGTGCTGGAGATCTGGCAGGCCGATGCGGCCGGCATCTACGCCCATCGCGAGGATCCCCGCCACGACGCCCACGATCCGGCCTTCCACGGCTGGGGCCGCGTGCCCACCGATGCGCAGGGCCGGTTCGCCTTCGGCACGGTCGTGCCGGGCCGGGTGCCCGGGCCCTTGGCTACGCCGCAGGCGCCGCACCTGGTGGTGCTGGTGTTCATGCGCGGGCTGTTGCGCGCCGCCTGCACCCGGCTGTACTTCGCCGATGCCGTGGGCAACGACGCCGATCCGATCCTGGCGCTGGTGCCGCCGGAGCGCCGCGGCACGCTGCTGGCGCGGCCTGCCGCGCCGGGCCGGTATGCGTGGGACGTCCATATGCAGGGCGAGCAGGAGACGGTGTTCTTCAGTTATTGA
- a CDS encoding 3-carboxy-cis,cis-muconate cycloisomerase, with protein MHSSFSLLNPLFGDPEIDALFDDAARVQAMLDVEAALALAEVRCGVIPEAALAAIQAACQVRHYDLTALGQGAALAGNPAIPLIKALTAQVEAADADAARWVHWGATSQDVIDSGSMLQLRAALDLLQPKLAALCAALRALAQRERDTGLPGRTLLQQAVPVTFGLKAAGWLDALQRAQRRLQALREDALVLQFGGAAGTLAALQSQGLAVAQALAQALRLPLPALPWHAARDRIVEIGSAFALLAGTLGKIATDIVLLMQSEVAEAFEPAAAGKGGSSAMPHKRNPVGCVAAIAAATRVPGLVSTLYAALPQAHERAAGQWHAEWDTLPQIVRLTAGSLAQLRGVIDGLELDRARMRAHLDSHGGLLYAEAAAVALAAHLGKPIAHALVEDAARQALQQGRHLRDVLGADPRVSAVLDATQLQALFAADSWRGMAATWIDRVLADA; from the coding sequence ATGCATTCCAGCTTCTCCCTGCTCAACCCCCTGTTCGGCGACCCGGAGATCGACGCGCTGTTCGACGACGCCGCGCGCGTGCAGGCCATGCTCGATGTCGAGGCCGCGCTGGCGCTGGCCGAGGTGCGCTGCGGGGTGATTCCGGAAGCGGCGCTGGCCGCGATCCAGGCGGCCTGCCAGGTGCGCCACTACGACCTGACCGCGCTCGGCCAGGGCGCCGCGCTGGCCGGCAACCCGGCCATCCCGCTGATCAAGGCGTTGACCGCGCAGGTCGAGGCCGCAGATGCGGACGCGGCGCGCTGGGTGCACTGGGGCGCGACCAGCCAGGACGTGATCGACAGCGGCAGCATGCTGCAACTGCGCGCGGCGCTGGACCTGCTGCAGCCGAAGCTGGCGGCGCTGTGCGCTGCGCTGCGCGCGCTCGCCCAGCGCGAGCGCGATACCGGGCTGCCCGGCCGCACCTTGCTGCAGCAGGCGGTGCCGGTGACCTTCGGGCTGAAGGCGGCCGGCTGGCTGGACGCGCTGCAGCGCGCGCAGCGCCGGTTGCAGGCATTGCGCGAGGACGCGCTGGTGCTGCAGTTCGGCGGCGCCGCCGGCACCCTGGCCGCGCTGCAGTCGCAGGGCCTGGCGGTGGCGCAGGCGCTGGCGCAGGCGCTGCGCCTGCCGCTGCCGGCGCTGCCGTGGCATGCCGCGCGCGACCGCATCGTCGAGATCGGCAGCGCGTTCGCGCTGTTGGCCGGTACGCTGGGCAAGATCGCCACCGACATCGTGCTGCTGATGCAGTCGGAGGTGGCCGAGGCGTTCGAGCCGGCCGCGGCCGGCAAGGGCGGTTCCTCGGCCATGCCGCACAAGCGCAATCCGGTGGGCTGCGTGGCCGCCATCGCCGCGGCCACGCGCGTCCCCGGCCTGGTGTCCACGCTGTACGCGGCGCTGCCGCAGGCGCACGAGCGCGCCGCCGGGCAGTGGCATGCCGAGTGGGACACGCTGCCGCAGATCGTGCGCCTGACCGCCGGCAGCCTGGCGCAACTGCGCGGGGTCATCGACGGCCTGGAACTGGATCGCGCGCGCATGCGCGCGCACCTCGATAGCCACGGCGGCCTGCTCTACGCCGAAGCGGCGGCGGTCGCGCTCGCCGCGCACCTGGGCAAGCCCATCGCGCACGCGCTGGTGGAAGACGCCGCGCGCCAGGCGCTGCAGCAGGGCCGGCATCTGCGCGACGTGCTGGGCGCCGACCCGCGGGTGAGCGCGGTGCTGGACGCCACGCAGCTGCAGGCCTTGTTCGCCGCCGACAGCTGGCGCGGCATGGCCGCGACCTGGATCGACCGGGTCCTCGCCGACGCCTGA
- the pcaC gene encoding 4-carboxymuconolactone decarboxylase — MDEKQRYEAGLQVRKAVLGEDHVQRALDARTDFTGEFQEFITRTAWGTVWTRDGLSRHTRSLLTLAMMVALGHDEEFKLHVRAARNNGVSADEIKEVLLQAAIYCGVPAANHAFALAKPILEEQAAEG, encoded by the coding sequence ATGGACGAGAAACAACGCTACGAGGCCGGACTGCAGGTCCGCAAGGCCGTGCTCGGCGAGGACCACGTGCAACGTGCGCTGGACGCACGCACGGACTTCACCGGCGAGTTCCAGGAGTTCATCACCCGCACGGCCTGGGGCACGGTGTGGACCCGCGACGGGCTGTCGCGGCACACCCGCTCGTTGCTGACCCTGGCGATGATGGTGGCGCTGGGCCACGACGAGGAATTCAAGCTGCACGTGCGCGCCGCGCGCAACAACGGGGTCAGCGCGGACGAGATCAAGGAAGTGCTGCTGCAGGCGGCGATCTATTGCGGCGTGCCCGCGGCCAACCACGCCTTCGCGCTGGCCAAGCCGATCCTGGAAGAGCAGGCGGCCGAGGGCTGA
- a CDS encoding IclR family transcriptional regulator domain-containing protein, protein MADSPAPAGPRTPRAERGLTHELMQQIDGLQGDPDFMTSLARGLAVLSVFAQHPREVTMSQISAATGISRAAVRRVLYTLTRLGYVGEQGRGYVLLPRVLGMGGAYVAASSMTAAAQPVLDALRDAVHESCSMGVLDGDDLLYIARAETVRIMSIGLRAGSRLPAYCTSMGRVLLAALPHDTLESYLERNPLRPRTGRTVTDQRAFLELLARVRREGASLTDQELEIGLRSIAVPVRNRRGEVVAALNIGTQAGRVNLQTMQTQLLPPLRDAAQRLGALLG, encoded by the coding sequence ATGGCCGACTCCCCCGCACCCGCAGGCCCGCGCACGCCGCGCGCCGAGCGCGGGCTCACCCACGAGCTGATGCAGCAGATCGACGGACTGCAGGGCGATCCCGACTTCATGACCTCGCTGGCGCGCGGCCTGGCCGTGCTCAGCGTGTTCGCGCAGCATCCGCGCGAGGTCACCATGTCGCAGATCAGCGCCGCGACCGGCATCTCGCGCGCGGCGGTGCGACGCGTGCTCTACACCCTGACCCGGCTCGGCTACGTCGGCGAGCAGGGCCGCGGCTACGTGCTGCTGCCGCGCGTGCTGGGCATGGGCGGCGCCTACGTGGCCGCCTCGTCGATGACCGCCGCGGCGCAGCCGGTGCTGGACGCGCTGCGCGACGCCGTGCACGAATCCTGCTCGATGGGCGTGCTCGACGGCGACGACCTGCTCTACATCGCCCGCGCCGAAACCGTGCGCATCATGTCGATCGGGCTGCGCGCCGGCAGCCGGCTGCCGGCCTATTGCACCTCGATGGGCCGGGTGCTGCTGGCGGCGCTGCCGCACGACACGCTGGAGAGCTACCTGGAGCGCAATCCGCTGCGTCCGCGTACCGGGCGCACCGTCACCGACCAGCGCGCGTTCCTGGAACTGCTGGCGCGGGTACGCCGCGAGGGCGCCTCGCTCACCGACCAGGAACTGGAAATCGGCCTGCGCTCCATCGCGGTACCGGTCCGCAACCGCCGCGGCGAGGTGGTCGCCGCGCTCAACATCGGCACCCAGGCCGGTCGCGTCAACCTGCAGACGATGCAGACGCAGCTGCTGCCGCCGCTGCGCGACGCGGCGCAACGCCTGGGCGCCCTGCTCGGCTGA
- a CDS encoding PA4780 family RIO1-like protein kinase: MKTPQGLQPLLEDGVIDSVLRPLKSGKEAAVYVVQAGDEVLCAKVYKDMAQRSFQARVQYQEGRKVRGSRQARAMGKATKFGRREQEAAWKDTEANTLYQLVDAGVHVPQPRGYFHGVLLMDLVTDADGQSAPRLGEVELEPEQARAFHAQLVGDVVKMLCLGLVHGDLSEYNVLVAADGPVVIDFPQVVSAGGNNAARAMLLRDVHNLRDCLGRFAPELNQTYYGEEMWALYEKGELRPDSALTGRFVFDTHRADVRAVRESIEDARQEAIIRQQGREAAAED, from the coding sequence ATGAAAACCCCCCAGGGCCTGCAGCCCTTGCTCGAGGACGGCGTCATCGACAGCGTGCTGCGCCCGCTCAAGAGCGGCAAGGAGGCCGCCGTGTACGTGGTCCAGGCCGGCGACGAGGTGCTGTGCGCCAAGGTCTACAAGGACATGGCGCAGCGCAGTTTCCAGGCGCGCGTGCAGTACCAGGAAGGGCGCAAGGTGCGTGGCAGCCGCCAGGCGCGGGCGATGGGCAAGGCGACCAAGTTCGGCCGCCGCGAACAGGAAGCGGCCTGGAAGGACACCGAGGCCAACACCCTGTATCAGCTGGTGGACGCCGGCGTGCATGTGCCGCAGCCGCGCGGCTACTTCCACGGCGTGCTGCTGATGGACCTGGTCACCGATGCCGACGGGCAGAGCGCGCCGCGGCTGGGCGAGGTGGAGCTGGAGCCGGAGCAGGCGCGCGCGTTCCATGCGCAGTTGGTCGGCGATGTGGTGAAGATGCTGTGCCTGGGCCTGGTGCACGGCGACCTGTCCGAATACAACGTGCTGGTCGCCGCCGACGGCCCGGTCGTGATCGACTTCCCGCAGGTGGTCAGCGCCGGCGGCAACAACGCCGCGCGCGCCATGCTGCTGCGCGACGTGCACAACCTGCGCGATTGCCTGGGCCGCTTCGCCCCCGAGCTCAACCAGACCTACTATGGCGAGGAGATGTGGGCGCTGTACGAGAAGGGCGAGCTGCGCCCGGACAGCGCGCTCACCGGCCGCTTCGTGTTCGACACCCACCGTGCCGACGTGCGCGCGGTGCGCGAGTCGATCGAGGACGCGCGCCAGGAAGCGATCATCCGCCAGCAGGGGCGCGAGGCCGCGGCCGAGGACTGA